The Henckelia pumila isolate YLH828 unplaced genomic scaffold, ASM3356847v2 CTG_461:::fragment_3, whole genome shotgun sequence genome window below encodes:
- the LOC140872373 gene encoding protein IQ-DOMAIN 17-like: MGKNGGNSWFSTVKKAFRTPPKDNGKRSSSRREENEVLEEDDDKKRGKRRWIFLKPICQETTIQHEVSEFTSSPIQNGENSVKKQAFERCVRDQRRAIAVAMATTAAAEAAVATAQAAVEIIRLTKPTFCLADDKERSAAALVIQTAFRRYLARRALFALKGIVKLQALVRGHNIRKRAKMTLRCIESLVRVQTRVCEERRRLSFEGTSPGSMFYLAQSAHAFSTNDSREHPWTQEEIQALIRRGKKCSLKQILKLDDERFFFSEGESASSSKKIAYQRDPILENIVEIDTSYKYNSSQHQHKKQSIRSSHIPPAREHQNFLPHSPSSPKYIQVQLTSPRCQGEEKNYRSSEKPALCSNSAHRIISTEDSGLPPRPNFMAATASAMARVRSHSVPKLRYLSPNREQTLSVKKRLSFMEGDDVDGNTNSPKYRSIHGNQFGLERISNMSS; this comes from the exons ATGGGAAAAAATGGTGGGAATTCATGGTTCAGTACAGTGAAAAAGGCTTTCAGAACTCCTCCGAAAGATAATGGCAAGAGGAGCAGCAGCAGAAGGGAAGAAAACGAGGTAttggaagaagatgatgataag AAGAGGGGAAAGAGGAGGTGGATTTTTCTGAAACCAATTTGTCAAGAAACTACTATACAACATGAAGTTTCAGAATTTACAAGTTCTCCGATTCAAAATGGCGAAAACTCGGTCAAAAAACAAGCATTTGAGAGGTGCGTACGCGACCAAAGGCGTGCAATTGCTGTGGCTATGGCGACCAcagctgctgctgaggctgcgGTGGCAACAGCACAAGCCGCCGTAGAGATTATTAGGCTCACAAAACCGACTTTTTGCTTGGCTGATGATAAAGAACGAAGTGCTGCTGCTCTTGTGATTCAAACAGCCTTCAGACGTTATCTG GCAAGGAGAGCCCTCTTTGCATTGAAGGGAATTGTTAAGCTGCAAGCTCTAGTGAGGGGACACAACATCCGGAAACGAGCAAAGATGACTCTACGATGTATCGAATCTCTGGTCCGAGTACAAACGCGAGTATGTGAAGAACGCAGGAGGTTATCATTTGAAGGAACAAGTCCAGGCTCCATGTTCTACCTGGCCCAGAGTGCCCATGCATTT TCTACAAATGATTCGCGCGAGCATCCATGGACACAGGAGGAAATCCAGGCTCTGATTAGGCGAGGTAAAAAGTGCTCACTCAAACAG ATATTAAAGTTGGATGATGAACGATTCTTCTTCTCCGAAGGAGAATCTGCATCTTCAAGCAAGAAAATAGCATATCAAAGAGATCCAATACTCGAGAATATTGTTGAAATCGACACTTCTTACAAGTACAACTCCTCACAACATCAACATAAGAAACAAAGTATCAGATCATCTCATATCCCCCCAGCCCGAGAACACCAAAATTTCTTACCTCATAGTCCATCCTCGCCAAAATATATACAAGTTCAGTTGACCAGCCCTCGTTGTCAAGGAGAGGAGAAGAATTATCGATCTTCTGAAAAGCCAGCTTTGTGTTCTAACAGCGCCCACAGAATAATAAGTACCGAAGACTCAGGCCTCCCTCCTCGACCAAACTTTATGGCCGCCACAGCGTCGGCCATGGCTCGAGTGAGATCCCACAGCGTGCCAAAGCTGAGGTATTTGAGCCCGAATAGGGAGCAAACTCTTTCGGTAAAGAAAAGACTGTCTTTTATGGAAGGAGACGACGTAGATGGTAACACGAATTCCCCGAAGTATAGGAGCATTCATGGCAATCAATTTGGCCTCGAGAGGATATCTAATATGTCATCCTGA
- the LOC140872371 gene encoding serine/arginine-rich splicing factor SR34A-like isoform X1, protein MSGRFSRLVYVGNLPADIRESEVEDLFYKFGRILDIELKIPPRPPCYCFVEFENARDAEDAIRGRDGYNFDGCRLRVELAHGGRGPSSSNERRGGHGRTSDGGGHGRTSDGGGHGRTSDGGRHGISRHSEYRVVVRGLPSSASWQDLKDHMRKAGDVSFAEVYRDSEGAYGLVDYTNYEDMKYAIRKLDDTEFKNPWTRTYIRVKEHKGSPLRSRSRSRSRGRSPKRKRSKSSDRSASKSPSASPAKPSRSRSRSRSRSRSRSRSRSRSRSRSRSRSRSRSRSASPKQDGIDS, encoded by the exons ATGAGTGGTCGTTTCTCTCGCTTAGTTTACGTTGGAAATCTTCCGGCCGATATAAGAGAATCTGAAGTTGAAGACCTATTTTACAAG TTTGGTCGCATATTGGATATTGAACTGAAGATTCCTCCACGCCCTCCATGTTATTGCTTTGTGGAG TTTGAGAATGCCCGGGATGCCGAAGATGCTATTAGGGGTAGAGATGGCTATAACTTTGATGGTTGTCGACTGAGG GTTGAGCTTGCACATGGTGGTAGAGGACCCTCATCATCTAATGAGCGCCGTGGTGGTCATGGCCGGACGTCGGATGGCGGTGGTCATGGCCGGACGTCGGATGGTGGTGGTCATGGCCGGACGTCGGATGGTGGGCGCCATGGCATTTCTCGCCATTCAGAATATCGTG TTGTTGTTCGTGGGCTTCCTTCTTCTGCTTCTTGGCAAGATTTGAAG GATCATATGCGAAAAGCTGGGGATGTTTCTTTTGCAGAAGTTTATCGTGACAGTGAAG GAGCCTATGGCCTCGTTGATTATACCAATTACGAGGACATGAAATATGCT ATAAGGAAACTTGATGATACGGAGTTCAAAAATCCTTGGACCAGAACTTATATCCGG GTTAAGGAACACAAGGGCAGTCCATTAAGAAGCCGAAGTAGGAGTCGCAGTAGAGGCCGAAGTCCGAAGAGGAAAAGAAG CAAATCGTCGGACCGATCTGCTTCCAAATCACCATCTGCATCTCCTGCTAAACCTTCTAG GTCCAGATCCAGGTCAAGGTCAAGGTCAAGGTCAAGGTCAAGGTCAAGGTCAAGGTCAAGGTCAAGGTCCAGGTCCAGGTCCAGGTCTAGGTCCAGGTCTGCTTCCCCAAAACAG GATGGTATAGATTCCTAG
- the LOC140872371 gene encoding serine/arginine-rich splicing factor SR34A-like isoform X4 yields the protein MSGRFSRLVYVGNLPADIRESEVEDLFYKFGRILDIELKIPPRPPCYCFVEFENARDAEDAIRGRDGYNFDGCRLRVELAHGGRGPSSSNERRGGHGRTSDGGGHGRTSDGGGHGRTSDGGRHGISRHSEYRVVVRGLPSSASWQDLKDHMRKAGDVSFAEVYRDSEGAYGLVDYTNYEDMKYAIRKLDDTEFKNPWTRTYIRVKEHKGSPLRSRSRSRSRGRSPKRKRSKSSDRSASKSPSASPAKPSRSRSRSRSRSRSRSASPKQDGIDS from the exons ATGAGTGGTCGTTTCTCTCGCTTAGTTTACGTTGGAAATCTTCCGGCCGATATAAGAGAATCTGAAGTTGAAGACCTATTTTACAAG TTTGGTCGCATATTGGATATTGAACTGAAGATTCCTCCACGCCCTCCATGTTATTGCTTTGTGGAG TTTGAGAATGCCCGGGATGCCGAAGATGCTATTAGGGGTAGAGATGGCTATAACTTTGATGGTTGTCGACTGAGG GTTGAGCTTGCACATGGTGGTAGAGGACCCTCATCATCTAATGAGCGCCGTGGTGGTCATGGCCGGACGTCGGATGGCGGTGGTCATGGCCGGACGTCGGATGGTGGTGGTCATGGCCGGACGTCGGATGGTGGGCGCCATGGCATTTCTCGCCATTCAGAATATCGTG TTGTTGTTCGTGGGCTTCCTTCTTCTGCTTCTTGGCAAGATTTGAAG GATCATATGCGAAAAGCTGGGGATGTTTCTTTTGCAGAAGTTTATCGTGACAGTGAAG GAGCCTATGGCCTCGTTGATTATACCAATTACGAGGACATGAAATATGCT ATAAGGAAACTTGATGATACGGAGTTCAAAAATCCTTGGACCAGAACTTATATCCGG GTTAAGGAACACAAGGGCAGTCCATTAAGAAGCCGAAGTAGGAGTCGCAGTAGAGGCCGAAGTCCGAAGAGGAAAAGAAG CAAATCGTCGGACCGATCTGCTTCCAAATCACCATCTGCATCTCCTGCTAAACCTTCTAG GTCAAGGTCCAGGTCCAGGTCCAGGTCTAGGTCCAGGTCTGCTTCCCCAAAACAG GATGGTATAGATTCCTAG
- the LOC140872371 gene encoding serine/arginine-rich splicing factor SR34A-like isoform X3 produces the protein MSGRFSRLVYVGNLPADIRESEVEDLFYKFGRILDIELKIPPRPPCYCFVEFENARDAEDAIRGRDGYNFDGCRLRVELAHGGRGPSSSNERRGGHGRTSDGGGHGRTSDGGGHGRTSDGGRHGISRHSEYRVVVRGLPSSASWQDLKDHMRKAGDVSFAEVYRDSEGAYGLVDYTNYEDMKYAIRKLDDTEFKNPWTRTYIRVKEHKGSPLRSRSRSRSRGRSPKRKRSKSSDRSASKSPSASPAKPSRSRSRSRSRSRSRSRSRSRSRSRSASPKQDGIDS, from the exons ATGAGTGGTCGTTTCTCTCGCTTAGTTTACGTTGGAAATCTTCCGGCCGATATAAGAGAATCTGAAGTTGAAGACCTATTTTACAAG TTTGGTCGCATATTGGATATTGAACTGAAGATTCCTCCACGCCCTCCATGTTATTGCTTTGTGGAG TTTGAGAATGCCCGGGATGCCGAAGATGCTATTAGGGGTAGAGATGGCTATAACTTTGATGGTTGTCGACTGAGG GTTGAGCTTGCACATGGTGGTAGAGGACCCTCATCATCTAATGAGCGCCGTGGTGGTCATGGCCGGACGTCGGATGGCGGTGGTCATGGCCGGACGTCGGATGGTGGTGGTCATGGCCGGACGTCGGATGGTGGGCGCCATGGCATTTCTCGCCATTCAGAATATCGTG TTGTTGTTCGTGGGCTTCCTTCTTCTGCTTCTTGGCAAGATTTGAAG GATCATATGCGAAAAGCTGGGGATGTTTCTTTTGCAGAAGTTTATCGTGACAGTGAAG GAGCCTATGGCCTCGTTGATTATACCAATTACGAGGACATGAAATATGCT ATAAGGAAACTTGATGATACGGAGTTCAAAAATCCTTGGACCAGAACTTATATCCGG GTTAAGGAACACAAGGGCAGTCCATTAAGAAGCCGAAGTAGGAGTCGCAGTAGAGGCCGAAGTCCGAAGAGGAAAAGAAG CAAATCGTCGGACCGATCTGCTTCCAAATCACCATCTGCATCTCCTGCTAAACCTTCTAG GTCCAGATCCAGGTCAAGGTCAAGGTCAAGGTCAAGGTCAAGGTCAAG GTCCAGGTCTAGGTCCAGGTCTGCTTCCCCAAAACAG GATGGTATAGATTCCTAG
- the LOC140872371 gene encoding serine/arginine-rich splicing factor SR34A-like isoform X2 — protein sequence MSGRFSRLVYVGNLPADIRESEVEDLFYKFGRILDIELKIPPRPPCYCFVEFENARDAEDAIRGRDGYNFDGCRLRVELAHGGRGPSSSNERRGGHGRTSDGGGHGRTSDGGGHGRTSDGGRHGISRHSEYRVVVRGLPSSASWQDLKDHMRKAGDVSFAEVYRDSEGAYGLVDYTNYEDMKYAIRKLDDTEFKNPWTRTYIRVKEHKGSPLRSRSRSRSRGRSPKRKRSKSSDRSASKSPSASPAKPSRSRSRSRSRSRSRSRSRSRSRSRSRSRSASPKQDGIDS from the exons ATGAGTGGTCGTTTCTCTCGCTTAGTTTACGTTGGAAATCTTCCGGCCGATATAAGAGAATCTGAAGTTGAAGACCTATTTTACAAG TTTGGTCGCATATTGGATATTGAACTGAAGATTCCTCCACGCCCTCCATGTTATTGCTTTGTGGAG TTTGAGAATGCCCGGGATGCCGAAGATGCTATTAGGGGTAGAGATGGCTATAACTTTGATGGTTGTCGACTGAGG GTTGAGCTTGCACATGGTGGTAGAGGACCCTCATCATCTAATGAGCGCCGTGGTGGTCATGGCCGGACGTCGGATGGCGGTGGTCATGGCCGGACGTCGGATGGTGGTGGTCATGGCCGGACGTCGGATGGTGGGCGCCATGGCATTTCTCGCCATTCAGAATATCGTG TTGTTGTTCGTGGGCTTCCTTCTTCTGCTTCTTGGCAAGATTTGAAG GATCATATGCGAAAAGCTGGGGATGTTTCTTTTGCAGAAGTTTATCGTGACAGTGAAG GAGCCTATGGCCTCGTTGATTATACCAATTACGAGGACATGAAATATGCT ATAAGGAAACTTGATGATACGGAGTTCAAAAATCCTTGGACCAGAACTTATATCCGG GTTAAGGAACACAAGGGCAGTCCATTAAGAAGCCGAAGTAGGAGTCGCAGTAGAGGCCGAAGTCCGAAGAGGAAAAGAAG CAAATCGTCGGACCGATCTGCTTCCAAATCACCATCTGCATCTCCTGCTAAACCTTCTAG GTCAAGGTCAAGGTCAAGGTCAAGGTCAAGGTCAAGGTCAAGGTCAAGGTCCAGGTCCAGGTCCAGGTCTAGGTCCAGGTCTGCTTCCCCAAAACAG GATGGTATAGATTCCTAG
- the LOC140872191 gene encoding large ribosomal subunit protein P1-like — protein MSTAELACTYAALILEDDGISVTAEKIAALVNAGGLTVESYWPSLFAKLCEKRNIEDLIMNIGSGGGGGAPVAVTAPAGGVTAASAAVAAPAAEEKKEEPKEESDDESLFNLFD, from the exons ATGTCGACAGCAGAGCTCGCATGCACCTATGCGGCCTTGATCCTTGAAGACGATGGAATCTCTGTCACT GCGGAGAAAATCGCGGCATTGGTGAATGCCGGTGGTTTGACCGTGGAATCGTATTGGCCGAGTCTATTTGCTAAACTTTGTGAGAAGAGGAACATTGAAGATCTTATCATGAACATAGGCTCCGGTGGTGGTGGAGGCGCTCCCGTTGCAGTTACCGCTCCTGCTGGCGGTGTTACTGCCGCTTCCGCCGCCGTGGCTGCTCCAGCTGCCGAGGAGAAGAAG GAGGAACCAAAGGAGGAGAGTGATGACGAATCGTTATTCAACTTGTTTGACTAG
- the LOC140871848 gene encoding uncharacterized protein — MLGRLQIHQRRRFTTANSSVLLSTAAADFHEDLSAIKSKSQLLKSYTVTPPIKPWPQKLFPKRLCSIISRQQNTDLALQIFHYAGNYHPNFLHNYDTYHSIIHKLSRARAFEPIPSLLDELRNSHIKSGENLFITLIRNYGIASKPKEAIKVFLQINDFRVQRSVRSFNTLLNALVQNQMFDLVYIMFKNCQKKFGIVPNVFTGNILLKALCKKRDVESAVKVLDEMPGLGMVPNVVSYTTIMGGCIDRGDMIEAKKMFDEILDRGWLPDATTYTVLMDGFCKLGRFVEATKVMDEMEENGVEPNDVTYGVMIEALCKEKRSGEAVNIVSEMLDKKYIPSSALCCRVIDVLCEEGKVEEACELWRTLLIKNCTPDNTISSTLIYWLCKEGKVWEARKLFGEFERGSIPSGLTYNTLIAGMCESGELCEAGRLWDDMVEKGCSPNSFTYNMLIKGFCKVGIANEGIRVLEEMLTNGLLPNETTFSILVEELCGSQCQGTITKMLDISSNCESESNFSIQTIK, encoded by the coding sequence ATGTTGGGTCGGCTGCAAATTCACCAGCGCCGCCGCTTCACCACCGCTAACAGCTCGGTCTTGCTTTCAACCGCTGCCGCCGACTTCCACGAAGACCTATCAGCCATTAAATCGAAATCCCAGCTACTCAAATCCTACACTGTTACACCCCCGATCAAACCCTGGCCCCAGAAACTCTTTCCCAAAAGACTCTGCTCCATCATTTCACGCCAGCAAAATACTGATCTCGCTCTTCAAATTTTCCATTACGCCGGTAATTACCATCCCAATTTCCTTCATAATTACGACACTTACCACTCCATCATCCACAAgctctctcgcgcgcgcgctttCGAACCCATACCTTCCCTTTTGGATGAGCTGCGGAATTCTCATATCAAAAGCGGCGAGAATTTATTCATAACTTTGATTAGGAACTACGGCATTGCTAGCAAACCTAAAGAAGCTATCAAAGTATTCTTACAAATTAATGACTTTCGTGTGCAGAGGTCAGTTCGGTCGTTCAACACTTTACTCAATGCGTTAGTGCAGAATCAAATGTTTGATTTGGTGTACATTATGTTCAAGAATTGTCAGAAAAAGTTTGGCATTGTGCCGAATGTGTTTACTGGCAACATACTGCTTAAAGCTCTGTGCAAGAAGCGAGACGTTGAGAGTGCGGTTAAGGTGTTGGATGAAATGCCCGGATTAGGGATGGTGCCAAATGTTGTGAGTTATACCACGATCATGGGAGGATGCATTGATCGTGGAGATATGATAGAAGCAAAGAAAATGTTTGATGAGATTCTGGATAGAGGTTGGTTGCCCGATGCAACAACATACACGGTTTTGATGGACGGGTTCTGTAAGTTGGGCCGGTTTGTTGAGGCTACGAAAGTGATGGATGAGATGGAGGAGAATGGGGTTGAACCAAATGATGTAACATACGGTGTAATGATTGAGGCTTTGTGCAAAGAAAAGAGATCTGGGGAAGCAGTGAATATCGTTAGTGAAATGCTCGACAAGAAGTACATACCGAGCTCGGCATTGTGTTGTAGGGTGATAGATGTCTTGTGTGAGGAAGGGAAGGTTGAGGAAGCATGTGAACTGTGGAGGACACTGCTGATAAAAAACTGTACTCCAGATAACACGATATCAAGCACGCTAATTTATTGGCTATGCAAGGAAGGGAAGGTTTGGGAAGCAAGGAAATTGTTTGGCGAATTTGAAAGGGGATCAATTCCTAGTGGTTTGACCTATAACACACTCATTGCAGGAATGTGCGAAAGTGGGGAGTTGTGTGAGGCTGGAAGGCTGTGGGACGACATGGTGGAAAAAGGGTGCTCTCCTAACTCTTTTACTTATAACATGCTAATCAAAGGTTTTTGCAAAGTGGGTATTGCAAATGAAGGGATCAGGGTCTTGGAGGAGATGTTAACTAATGGGCTCTTACCAAATGAAACAACTTTCTCCATCTTAGTTGAAGAGCTCTGTGGCTCTCAATGTCAAGGTACCATAACCAAGATGTTGGATATTTCTTCCAATTGTGAATCGGAAAGTAACTTTTCCATCCAAACAATCAAATGA
- the LOC140871330 gene encoding U-box domain-containing protein 44-like, with amino-acid sequence MVMDVVTDSSIDAVMEVTSQVIEAIIELGVASNNVIIGKKSFAQLSEYLHKIVPLLSELRRKDLCDSDSLRKVVEILNHQTKLAKQLIQDCSNRNRFYLFVNSRSIAKRIGDITQEISRAMSCLSLASLDISLSTRDDIDKLVNKMKNAEFKDAIAEEEILEKIEFGIHQRSVDRTFANNLLVSIAKAVGVSTDRTALKREFEEFKSEIENVRLRKNEAEAIQMDQIIALLERADVALSLEDRGKKYLIKRKSLGMQQLEPLMTFNCPIAKEVMVDPVETPSGYTFERSSIEKWLADKPTCPLTSTPLDSSMLRPNKTLRIAIEEWKDRNTMIILASLKSKLSSGVREEVLVCLKQLLDLCEQREIHREWLILEDYIPTLIELLPFKDRNIRNQTLKILCLLAKYNDDAKDIIAKVENAIKYIVQSLGRQIGEGKLAVALLLELSKCESVRDYIGNVQGCILLLVTMLTSEDHQAATDAKNVLDNLAFSDDNVILMAHNNYFKYLLHRLSAGPDHVRMAMAKTLWEMELTNHNKSSLVEDGVLDFLLVLVSHDDVEMKIVAVGALLNLTTLKKNGQEAIKKHAVRPLFEILHHQTSSEKLREHVSAIIVNLAISTIPEDSAAVSVPLLESDEDILELYSLINFTGPGVRQNILQIFHALCLSPSAVIIKLKLRQCSAIPMLLGLCEVDDSTLRANAVMLLCCLTEDDDEAKILDHITQSSVEALLMIIKNSKNEEEISSALGTIANLPGSAQISEWLLESHCLTSSLTSLFNSDNIIRSKKNQFTESVAGAICRLTVETNVELQKKVVEVGIIDNLLPLLETGSSLTRRKIGVSLTQLSLSSPELSRQICRRPVFRCFSALPEFCQVHRGICTVVSSFCLLEAGAVKPLVQVLKGEPNPEACEAALDALLTLIDGESLQNGCKVLEEANAIAEMIKLISHPSPCTRLQEKILSSLERIFRILEYKQKYGQLTQRYLMDLTQRGNSNLRSLAARILARLNVLHDQSSYF; translated from the exons ATGGTCATGGATGTGGTAACTGACTCGTCAATTGATGCCGTAATGGAAGTTACTTCTCAGGTAATAGAAGCAATCATTGAGCTAGGGGTAGCCTCTAACAATGTGATCATTGGAAAGAAGAGTTTTGCCCAACTATCGGAGTATTTGCATAAGATCGTTCCCCTATTGAGTGAGTTGCGTAGGAAGGATTTGTGTGATTCTGATAGCTTGAGAAAGGTTGTGGAAATTTTAAACCATCAAACGAAGCTGGCAAAGCAACTGATCCAGGATTGTAGTAACAGAAACAGGTTTTATCTCTTTGTAAATTCTAGGTCTATTGCTAAGCGTATAGGGGATATTACCCAAGAGATTAGCCGCGCAATGAGTTGCTTGTCACTCGCTTCTCTAGATATTTCCTTGAGTACTAGAGACGACATAGACAAGTTGGTTAATAAAATGAAGAATGCGGAATTTAAGGATGCCATTGCTGAAGAAGAAATCTTGgaaaaaatagaatttggaATACACCAAAGGAGTGTGGATCGTACTTTTGCCAATAACTTGTTGGTCTCTATTGCAAAGGCTGTTGGAGTTTCGACTGATCGTACAGCATTGAAAAGGGAGTTCGAGGAATTCAAGAGTGAAATAGAAAATGTAAGGTTGCGAAAAAATGAGGCTGAAGCCATACAGATGGATCAGATTATAGCTTTGCTAGAAAGGGCAGATGTAGCTTTGTCGTTAGAAGATAGAGGAAAGAAATACTTAATCAAGAGAAAATCATTAGGTATGCAGCAGCTCGAACCTCTAATGACATTCAATTGCCCAATCGCTAAAGAAGTTATGGTTGATCCTGTGGAAACTCCTTCGGGGTACACTTTTGAGAGGAGCTCCATAGAGAAGTGGTTAGCAGATAAACCCACGTGTCCTCTGACCTCGACTCCATTGGATTCTTCAATGCTTAGGCCTAACAAAACCCTGAGGATTGCTATTGAAGAATGGAAGGACAGAAATACCATGATCATTCTTGCTTCACTTAAATCAAAACTATCATCAGGAGTGCGCGAGGAGGTTCTTGTTTGTCTGAAACAGTTGCTGGATTTGTGCGAGCAAAGGGAAATACACCGAGAATGGTTGATATTGGAGGATTACATACCTACTCTTATTGAGCTCCTCCCTTTTAAAGATCGGAATATCAGGAACCAGACCCTTAAGATACTTTGCTTGCTGGCAAAGTATAATGACGATGCCAAG GACATCATTGCTAAAGTTGAGAATGCAATTAAATACATTGTTCAGTCTCTTGGAAGGCAAATTGGGGAAGGGAAATTGGCAGTGGCATTACTACTggaactgtcgaaatgtgaatCAGTGCGTGACTATATTGGTAATGTTCAAGGCTGCATACTTCTTCTTGTAACTATGTTAACCAGTGAAGACCATCAAGCTGCCACAGATGCGAAGAATGTTTTGGATAATCTTGCATTCTCGGATGACAATGTCATTCTCATGGCTCATAATAACTATTTTAAATATCTTCTGCACCGTCTCTCCGCTG GGCCCGATCATGTGCGGATGGCAATGGCAAAAACTCTGTGGGAGATGGAATTGACGAATCATAACAAATCATCTCTAGTAGAAGATGGTGTCTTGGATTTTCTTCTTGTCTTGGTCTCCCATGATGATGTTGAGATGAAAATAGTTGCTGTTGGAGCTCttctgaatctgacaaccttaAAAAAGAATGGGCAAGAGGCGATAAAAAAGCATGCTGTCAGACCATTGTTTGAGATTCTCCATCACCAGACATCATCAGAAAAATTGCGCGAGCATGTGTCTGCAATCATTGTAAATCTAGCTATATCGACCATACCTGAAGATTCTGCTGCAGTTTCAGTTCCGTTGTTGGAATCGGACGAAGATATTCTTGAATTATACTCGCTGATTAATTTTACAGGACCCGGTGTGAGGCAAAACATTCTCCAGATATTTCATGCCCTTTGCCTTTCACCCTCTGCTGTTATTATCAAGTTAAAATTGAGACAG TGCTCGGCCATACCAATGTTGTTGGGATTGTGTGAGGTTGATGATTCCACTTTACGTGCAAATGCGGTCATGTTATTATGTTGCTTAACCGAAGATGATGATGAGGCCAAAATCTTGGACCACATAACACAATCTTCAGTCGAAGCCTTGCTCATGATCATCAAGAATTccaaaaatgaagaagaaattTCCTCAGCATTGGGTACAATTGCTAACCTTCCGGGATCTGCACAAATCTCTGAGTGGCTTTTGGAATCCCACTGTCTCACAAGTAGTCTAACTTCTCTTTTCAACAGTGATAATATTATTAGAAGCAAAAAAAATCAGTTCACTGAGAGCGTAGCAGGAGCTATATGCCGTTTAACAGTTGAGACAAATGTGGAATTGCAAAAAAAGGTAGTGGAAGTAGGCATCATTGACAATCTACTACCGCTGCTAGAGACGGGAAGCAGTTTAACAAGAAGGAAAATAGGTGTTTCTTTAACTCAGCTCTCTCTTAGTTCCCCGGAGCTGAGTCGGCAAATCTGTAGGCGTCCAGTGTTTCGGTGCTTTTCGGCTTTACCCGAATTCTGCCAAGTTCACCGAGGTATTTGTACAGTTGTATCCTCGTTTTGCCTATTGGAAGCAGGTGCAGTAAAGCCTCTTGTTCAGGTTCTGAAGGGGGAACCGAATCCGGAAGCCTGTGAGGCAGCTTTAGATGCCCTTTTAACTTTGATAGACGGCGAAAGTTTGCAAAATGGTTGCAAGGTCTTGGAGGAAGCAAATGCAATAGCAGAGATGATTAAACTAATCAGTCACCCAAGCCCATGTACCAGGTTACAAGAGAAGATATTGAGCTCTTTGGAGAGGATATTTCGAATTCTAGAATATAAACAGAAGTATGGACAACTAACTCAGAGGTATTTGATGGATTTGACTCAGAGAGGAAACAGCAACTTGAGATCTTTAGCTGCTAGAATACTTGCTCGGTTGAATGTTCTTCATGATCAGTCTTCTTACTTCTGA